In a genomic window of Carassius gibelio isolate Cgi1373 ecotype wild population from Czech Republic chromosome A3, carGib1.2-hapl.c, whole genome shotgun sequence:
- the LOC127948998 gene encoding 60S ribosomal protein L27, translating to MGKFMKPGKVVMVLAGRYAGRKAVIVKNIDDGTSDRPYSHALVAGIDRYPRKVTTTMGKKKIAKRSKIKAFVKVFNYNHLMPTRYSVDIPLDKTVVNKDVFRDPALKRKARREAKVKFEERYKTGKNKWFFQKLRF from the exons ATGGGCAAGTTTATGAAACCTGGTAAGGTGGTGATGGTCCTGGCTGGACGTTATGCCGGACGCAAGGCTGTGATCGTCAAG AACATTGATGATGGCACCTCGGACCGTCCTTACAGCCACGCTCTGGTCGCAGGCATCGATCGCTATCCTCGTAAAGTCACCACAACCATGGGCAAGAAGAAGATTGCCAAGAGGTCCAAGATCAAGGCATTTGTGAAGGTGTTCAACTACAACCATCTGATGCCAACCAG ATACTCTGTTGACATTCCTCTCGACAAAACTGTTGTCAACAAGGATGTGTTCAGAGATCCTGCTCTGAAGCGCAAGGCCAGGAGAGAGGCCAAGGTTAAGTTCGAGGAGAG GTACAAGACAGGCAAGAACAAGTGGTTCTTCCAGAAGCTCCGATTCTAA
- the LOC127949007 gene encoding RUN domain-containing protein 1, protein MSTEDLSTSDSEAAIAGAGERWAPVGAVASPEDERLKRGTRAGSVSSSDPDLVSRLRKLQDEQEQLNSSLLALTSHFAQVQFRLKQIVHAQSDEKERMLLELEEFAFKGCPHVIGCRAQDAQIMENSNEREKRERLEAQRNKQKELILQLKTQLDDLERFAYQEGSYDSLPQSVVMERQRVIIDELIKKLDVNLNEDIGNLTPEELRQRVDTAIAQIVNPARVKEQLVEQLKTQIRDLEMFINFIQDEVGNPLLNDGVKSQQAHATGPNTGATGGMKRVDPEQAQRMRETGLQLIQKALAVLQIFALSQFGCAAGHIPQNLWSQGGEAQDYAPLLQKLEGAVEHVRREASFQQPNSQEEHVVSYSTCLLPGGHRDELTSSVRKELALALRDLLAHGLYAPSQGMSLVLAPISCLLPFSSSPQTLHPWELFINYYHSKNGRAFVESPARQLSQSFSLPVGDGPVTVTPKQSLLWAIHTVLKEHARFKRSADSEFKALVCMALNEQRLVSWLNLLCKSGTLIHSHYQPWSYMAQTGFEGALRILGHLSHLKFSLPVDLAVRQLKNIQDAF, encoded by the exons ATGTCGACGGAGGATCTGTCCACTTCCGACAGCGAGGCTGCCATCGCGGGAGCCGGGGAGCGCTGGGCGCCGGTGGGAGCCGTGGCCAGCCCGGAGGATGAGCGGTTGAAGAGGGGCACGCGAGCTGGCTCTGTCTCGTCCAGCGATCCAGACCTGGTATCCAGGCTGAGGAAGCTGCAGGATGAGCAGGAGCAGCTGAACTCGTCGCTCCTCGCGTTAACGTCTCACTTCGCTCAAGTGCAGTTTCGGCTGAAACAGATCGTCCACGCGCAGAGCGACGAGAAAGAGCGGATGCTGCTAGAGCTGGAAGAGTTTGCCTTCAAAGGATGCCCTCATGTTATAGGCTGCAGGGCACAGGATGCTCAGATTATGGAAAACTCT AATGAAAGAGAGAAGAGGGAACGCTTGGAAGCTCAGAGAAACAAGCAGAAGGAGCTGATTCTCCAGCTGAAGACTCAGCTTGATGACCTGGAGCGCTTCGCCTACCAGGAGGGCAGCTATGACTCCCTGCCTCAGTCTGTGGTGATGGAGAGACAGAGG GTGATCATTGATGAGCTGATTAAGAAGCTGGATGTGAATCTGAATGAAGACATTGGGAACCTGACTCCAGAGGAGCTGCGACAGAGAGTGGACACCGCTATAGCTCAGATAGTCAACCCGGCTCGAGTCAAAGAGCAGCTGGTGGAGCAGCTCAAGACCCAAATCAGAGACCTGGAGATGTTCATTAACTTCATACAGG ATGAAGTGGGGAACCCTCTGTTAAATGATGGTGTGAAGAGCCAGCAGGCCCATGCTACCGGACCAAACACTGGAGCCACAGGAGGGATGAAGCGAG TGGATCCCGAACAGGCCCAGAGGATGCGGGAAACCGGGCTTCAGCTGATCCAGAAAGCCTTAGCGGTGCTCCAGATCTTTGCACTGAGTCAGTTTGGCTGCGCTGCGGGCCACATTCCCCAGAACCTGTGGTCTCAGGGTGGCGAGGCTCAAGATTACGCCCCCTTGCTGCAGAAACTCGAAGGAGCCGTGGAGCACGTACGTCGGGAAGCCTCCTTCCAGCAACCAAACTCTCAGGAGGAACACGTGGTCAGTTACTCTACCTGCCTGTTGCCTGGAGGACATCGGGATGAACTCACCTCTTCTGTGCGTAAAGAACTGGCTTTGGCACTCCGGGACCTGCTAGCCCATGGACTGTATGCTCCTTCCCAGGGTATGAGCTTGGTCCTTGCCCCCATTTCCTGCCTGCTGCCCTTCAGCTCTTCTCCTCAGACTCTGCATCCCTGGGAACTTTTCATCAACTACTATCATTCCAAAAATGGCCGGGCATTTGTAGAATCGCCCGCTCGGCAGCTCTCTCAATCCTTCAGTTTACCTGTAGGGGACGGTCCTGTGACGGTCACTCCCAAGCAGTCTCTGTTATGGGCCATCCATACAGTTCTCAAAGAGCATGCACGATTCAAGCGTAGCGCGGACTCTGAGTTTAAGGCCTTAGTGTGCATGGCACTCAATGAGCAGAGGCTTGTGTCCTGGCTCAACCTGCTGTGTAAGTCTGGGACGCTCATCCACTCACACTACCAGCCCTGGAGCTACATGGCCCAAACAGGCTTTGAAGGTGCCCTGCGCATCCTGGGCCACCTCAGCCATCTCAAATTCAGCCTTCCTGTAGACCTGGCTGTCAGGCAGCTTAAAAATATCCAAGATGCTTTCTAA